A stretch of Mesorhizobium sp. L-2-11 DNA encodes these proteins:
- a CDS encoding IS110 family transposase, whose translation MQQNLAAPHSGSVEYLGEIANDAAAISKLCDRLRRSGKPLAFCYEAGPCGYGVHRQLTRLGHRCDVVAPSLIPRKPGDRLKTNRRDATMLARLNRAGELTPVWVPDADHEAMRDLVRLRSVVRQVVTQARQHLQGFLLRHGRKHERGTAWRMAYRRWLSTLAFEHPAQQIAFQDYVDAVMDAERRLQQVEEQILSLLPEWNQRPVVDALQAMRGIALINAVVLVAEVGDFTRFSNPRQLMAYFGLVPGEQSSGETVWRGGITKTGNSHARRALVEGAWAYRMRARIGRHKVDRIEALPKVVRDIGWKAQVRLCTRYRRLSARGKNANVVNVAIAREMVGFIWSIACTVQSAPKAA comes from the coding sequence TTGCAACAGAACCTCGCCGCGCCGCACTCCGGCTCGGTGGAATATCTCGGCGAGATTGCCAATGACGCTGCTGCCATCAGCAAGCTGTGCGATCGTCTCAGGCGGTCCGGCAAGCCACTGGCGTTTTGCTATGAGGCTGGCCCGTGCGGCTATGGCGTTCATCGCCAACTCACGAGGCTTGGCCATCGGTGCGACGTGGTGGCGCCGTCGCTGATTCCGCGGAAGCCCGGCGATCGGTTGAAGACGAACCGCCGCGATGCCACCATGCTCGCCCGCCTCAATCGAGCCGGTGAGTTGACCCCCGTTTGGGTGCCCGACGCCGATCACGAAGCCATGCGCGACCTGGTCCGGCTACGCAGCGTCGTACGACAAGTGGTGACGCAAGCGCGCCAACATCTTCAGGGATTTCTGCTGCGTCACGGGCGCAAGCACGAGCGTGGGACGGCCTGGCGAATGGCTTACCGGCGATGGCTTTCGACATTGGCCTTCGAACATCCCGCTCAGCAGATCGCATTTCAGGATTACGTCGATGCCGTCATGGATGCGGAACGGCGCCTGCAGCAGGTCGAGGAACAGATACTCAGCCTTCTCCCGGAATGGAACCAGCGCCCGGTTGTTGACGCCTTGCAGGCCATGCGGGGGATCGCGCTGATCAATGCCGTGGTGCTGGTCGCGGAGGTCGGCGACTTCACACGGTTCTCCAATCCACGCCAGCTCATGGCCTATTTCGGCCTGGTGCCTGGCGAGCAATCGAGTGGTGAGACCGTCTGGCGCGGCGGCATCACCAAGACCGGCAACAGCCATGCCCGGCGCGCGCTGGTCGAAGGCGCCTGGGCTTACCGGATGAGAGCGCGCATCGGCCGGCACAAGGTCGACCGGATCGAGGCGCTGCCAAAAGTCGTTCGCGATATCGGATGGAAAGCGCAGGTTCGGCTGTGCACCCGATACCGTCGGCTGAGTGCGCGCGGCAAGAACGCCAACGTCGTCAACGTCGCCATCGCACGCGAGATGGTGGGCTTCATCTGGTCGATCGCCTGCACGGTTCAATCCGCGCCAAAGGCGGCGTGA
- the tnpB gene encoding IS66 family insertion sequence element accessory protein TnpB (TnpB, as the term is used for proteins encoded by IS66 family insertion elements, is considered an accessory protein, since TnpC, encoded by a neighboring gene, is a DDE family transposase.), which yields MSEVTCQTTRNEKVCNRTFSGALHVFRSKRADRVRIVWWDGSGVCLYSKTLEDHSFCWPGISAARMRLDHAQLMALLAGLDWKKIRPARVRRPLSTG from the coding sequence ATGTCGGAGGTCACTTGCCAGACAACCCGTAACGAAAAAGTTTGCAACAGAACCTTCTCGGGGGCACTTCACGTATTCCGTTCGAAGCGTGCGGACCGGGTTCGCATCGTGTGGTGGGACGGCAGCGGGGTTTGTCTTTATTCGAAGACTCTGGAAGATCACAGCTTCTGCTGGCCGGGGATATCGGCCGCGCGCATGCGTCTCGACCACGCCCAGTTGATGGCGCTTCTGGCCGGACTGGACTGGAAAAAGATTCGTCCGGCCAGGGTCAGGCGGCCGTTATCGACGGGCTGA
- a CDS encoding GHMP family kinase ATP-binding protein, giving the protein MRATEGCGEAIGHHGELVQGIFEDQYARLHRGLISLPCRHLKSKAKFKTNGEERLSVTPRHCEKAKRAVELALKTFARITIGGHLTIESNIPIGRGMGSSTADVLASILAVLNYLDLQSTPHRVMEIAVSAETACDSTLFSQQAVLFAHREGFVIESFRKPLPAIDFISIDTTPSQTVDTLLFKPAQYNPFEIGVFRPLRSVMRRAINESDLRLLGRVATASALINERFLPKPRLSDIEAICTRHRGLGVQVAHSGTVVGIMFDPANERSPESMDLAMRDLTELGLETSIFRH; this is encoded by the coding sequence ATGCGCGCAACAGAAGGATGCGGTGAAGCTATCGGTCATCATGGCGAACTCGTTCAAGGCATTTTTGAGGACCAATATGCTCGTCTGCACCGTGGCCTGATATCGCTGCCTTGCCGCCACCTCAAGTCGAAAGCCAAGTTCAAGACGAACGGCGAAGAGAGGTTGTCCGTTACCCCACGGCATTGCGAAAAGGCAAAACGCGCCGTGGAGCTCGCGCTCAAGACATTCGCCCGGATCACGATTGGCGGACATCTGACAATAGAAAGCAACATCCCCATTGGGCGCGGCATGGGCTCATCTACCGCTGATGTGCTCGCCAGCATCTTGGCCGTTCTCAATTACCTGGACCTCCAATCAACACCTCATCGCGTAATGGAAATTGCGGTAAGTGCGGAGACGGCATGCGATTCGACGCTGTTTTCGCAGCAAGCGGTGCTCTTCGCACATCGCGAAGGATTTGTGATAGAGTCGTTCAGAAAGCCGCTTCCGGCGATCGACTTCATCAGCATAGACACAACTCCCAGCCAAACTGTTGACACCCTTTTATTCAAGCCGGCTCAGTATAATCCGTTTGAGATCGGAGTCTTTCGGCCGCTCCGGAGTGTTATGCGGAGAGCGATCAACGAGTCCGATCTTCGTCTGCTTGGCCGAGTTGCTACCGCAAGCGCTCTAATAAACGAGAGATTCCTCCCAAAACCCCGCCTGTCCGATATCGAAGCGATTTGCACTCGCCATCGCGGTCTAGGCGTACAGGTTGCTCACAGCGGGACAGTTGTCGGCATAATGTTCGACCCAGCGAACGAAAGAAGCCCCGAAAGCATGGATCTAGCGATGCGTGACCTGACAGAGTTAGGTTTAGAGACTTCGATCTTCCGGCACTGA
- a CDS encoding pyridoxal-phosphate dependent enzyme produces MSRVLMRNLEDFENPRIVELRDGLYGASFFLMKLLPARFILERAVEQGLLKTGANICDSSSGNFGLALAMLCAQYGYKLTLVSDSALDRHLHTRLAQLNVHLDVVDKPARGGGFQQARLNRLSVYLKEIPGSYWPSHHSNPDNPLAYAKLAELLIERVGKIDCLVGPVGSGGSMCGTSKYLRVPFPGLHTIGVDSPKSGLFGQPGSKRHLSGLEGSIVPSNVDHRHFDEVHWLTPAEAFHVTRQLHRDHGLFMGPTSGAAYGVANWWSQKNPGKKVVAIFPDEGHRYVETVYNEDRLASVSGWLQSMREDPAAVAAPTEKLTGWSYFAWGRRTRDEVLCSPMDHARGRSFLRSSSGTRLPSQSIKQNPLEPIGGAHGRAITPTSEACYATLRALSRFDDAAVVHLKLDPEQEQFVDPLHVVFSELRNSTCSEFEHPFSIVVSEEAVGFFVLREKKAVPEWAPPGAITLHSLRVGPAYQCSGYGKAAMRLAAEWILTTRPAAVSLMLAVNVRNIMARKVYLKSGFRDTGATYCGSVGTQNIFEYILGHEC; encoded by the coding sequence ATGAGCCGAGTTCTGATGCGCAACCTGGAGGATTTTGAGAATCCGAGAATTGTCGAACTGCGAGATGGCCTGTATGGCGCCAGCTTTTTTCTCATGAAGCTTCTACCTGCCCGGTTCATTCTGGAACGGGCTGTGGAGCAAGGATTGCTGAAAACAGGTGCCAACATCTGCGACTCGTCTTCAGGGAATTTTGGGCTTGCCTTGGCCATGCTTTGTGCACAGTACGGCTACAAACTTACACTGGTGAGCGACTCGGCGCTTGATCGGCACCTTCATACACGCCTCGCCCAGCTTAATGTGCACTTGGACGTTGTGGACAAGCCAGCGCGCGGTGGTGGATTTCAGCAGGCGCGCTTGAACAGGCTGAGCGTGTATCTTAAAGAGATACCCGGCAGCTATTGGCCCTCCCATCATTCAAATCCGGACAATCCGCTCGCCTACGCGAAATTAGCGGAGTTGCTCATCGAGAGAGTTGGAAAGATCGACTGCCTGGTTGGCCCCGTCGGGTCAGGAGGCTCCATGTGCGGTACGTCCAAGTACCTACGAGTGCCGTTCCCGGGATTGCATACCATTGGCGTTGATTCGCCCAAGTCAGGTCTGTTTGGGCAACCTGGTAGCAAGCGACACCTCAGCGGGCTGGAAGGTAGCATCGTTCCCTCCAATGTCGATCACAGACACTTCGACGAGGTGCATTGGCTGACGCCAGCAGAAGCATTTCACGTGACTCGCCAGTTACACCGGGACCATGGGCTTTTTATGGGCCCTACCAGTGGTGCTGCATATGGAGTTGCGAACTGGTGGTCACAGAAAAATCCTGGCAAGAAAGTCGTCGCCATCTTTCCTGATGAGGGACATCGTTACGTCGAGACCGTTTATAACGAGGACCGGCTCGCGTCTGTTTCTGGATGGCTTCAATCGATGCGCGAAGACCCAGCGGCTGTCGCTGCGCCCACGGAAAAACTGACGGGCTGGTCCTATTTCGCCTGGGGCAGGCGAACTCGCGATGAAGTGCTTTGCAGCCCGATGGACCATGCGCGCGGACGTTCGTTCCTCCGGTCATCTTCCGGAACCCGCTTGCCTTCGCAGTCGATAAAGCAAAATCCTCTGGAACCGATTGGGGGCGCGCACGGCAGGGCGATCACGCCTACTTCCGAAGCGTGCTATGCGACCCTGAGAGCTTTGTCTCGCTTTGACGACGCCGCAGTCGTCCATTTGAAGCTTGATCCCGAGCAGGAACAGTTTGTGGACCCGTTGCACGTGGTGTTCTCGGAGCTTCGAAATAGCACTTGTTCCGAATTTGAGCATCCCTTCTCGATCGTGGTCAGCGAGGAAGCCGTTGGGTTTTTTGTCCTGCGTGAAAAAAAGGCGGTGCCGGAATGGGCACCACCAGGCGCGATCACGTTGCACAGTCTTCGCGTGGGGCCCGCGTATCAATGCAGTGGATATGGCAAGGCAGCCATGAGACTTGCCGCAGAATGGATCCTAACTACCCGACCAGCGGCCGTCAGCCTCATGCTTGCAGTAAACGTCCGCAATATAATGGCTAGAAAGGTGTATCTAAAATCAGGCTTTCGCGATACAGGCGCCACTTACTGCGGATCAGTCGGAACTCAGAATATCTTTGAGTATATACTTGGCCATGAATGTTAA
- a CDS encoding IS6 family transposase, giving the protein MFRGRHFDRSVILVCVRWYLAYGLSLRDLKEMMAERGISVDHSTIHRWVVHFSPLLLERFNRRKRAATGKWHVDETYIKVRGQWMYLYRAIDSVGDTVEFYFSEHRDLPAAKRFFRKALERHGRPDRVVIDGSQTNQEAIVSCDTTHRLQDRCRRRPKPIRIRQSQYLNNRIEQDHRRIKRRVRPMLGFKSPAAASIILDGIEMLHMMRKRQARFAFNPNPSLAEQFDILAAA; this is encoded by the coding sequence ATGTTCAGAGGCCGGCATTTCGACCGATCGGTCATCCTGGTGTGCGTTCGCTGGTATCTGGCATATGGACTGAGCCTGCGCGATTTGAAGGAGATGATGGCCGAGCGTGGCATTAGCGTTGATCATTCGACGATCCATCGCTGGGTTGTTCACTTCTCGCCCTTGCTGCTGGAGCGCTTCAACCGGCGCAAGCGCGCAGCGACCGGCAAATGGCATGTTGATGAAACCTACATCAAGGTCCGAGGGCAGTGGATGTATCTCTACCGCGCTATCGACAGCGTCGGCGACACGGTCGAATTCTATTTCAGCGAACATCGGGATTTGCCGGCGGCCAAGCGTTTCTTCAGGAAAGCGCTGGAGCGCCATGGGCGTCCCGATCGTGTCGTCATCGATGGTAGCCAGACCAACCAGGAGGCGATCGTTTCCTGCGATACGACACATCGATTGCAGGATCGCTGCAGGCGCCGACCGAAGCCGATCCGAATCCGCCAAAGCCAATACTTGAACAACCGGATCGAGCAGGACCATCGGCGGATCAAGCGCCGTGTTCGGCCGATGCTCGGCTTCAAATCTCCCGCAGCCGCAAGCATCATCCTCGACGGCATCGAAATGCTTCACATGATGCGCAAACGACAGGCGAGGTTCGCCTTCAACCCAAATCCGTCATTGGCCGAGCAGTTCGATATCCTCGCCGCCGCATAA
- a CDS encoding Ulp1 family isopeptidase, translating into MSELNLGGSTADPDRGAIRRTSVGGSMRMPPPPDLQDNQFSSARHSIDTSYAASNRSRSRHSTASSEAYSSFSEEPAIAPQPKKSGGLKSFLKTVKKAFVPSSGRKSSEGSRQQTELVLESTLRIDSAKRGRADGPDERLFSEFRAAMDEARNRDPDNSHAAGTVNNWLSALRGFSGWLQNQSGLTIAGLLYDSTLADHAAAFVAEGGNNRVHRALEVLRDFLAGNVRKSRPAAEDEHLIFEFKTAMDEARKRDPDTSHTASTVRSFGYFLRGFSVWLQVHPRYLSITELLDNNDSTQLAARAAAFVDEGGDERVHPALKLLLDSRAGNVRTRRTLAPYPDDARLIDGFCKHSFGPETTAAQRGTINKLASRQRGFSDWLRREGKPSIASRLNGNQEQIDDGLKDDFRAFKEANGPTGGGVALDKLQKYQRVVAPNEAWRMPPEQAGWPQQSGQSPVSGYDPDPLWDELSERGRLGPAGSSSTWSPQLPSGFDLNQWPTPEAGPSSSARARSAHIYSGLEPLVDLPSTPHELRDDAYSAPVWAGPSTRTRELPDIGHLLGKWDHGPRQASYVVIDLLQNSWVAPSQFAPQTSFLINGELYTAELQLDGEVHLTHHPGAWLGERQWLGDEHISRDYDLLRGELQQIDPGLAARTRLVDPPFVQLLRFSPARWQRHFRAIVRDGGHGSDTADFLFLPVNDASAANLQERGSHWSLLLVDRRDRENLVAYHYDSYRVSRHEDGSSKGYNHERAKELADRLGARLESPEMARQDNTDDCGVFVVDGTRALVTGLAQGLPQPQHLNNLVIDRRALQNRLRR; encoded by the coding sequence ATGAGCGAGTTGAACCTGGGCGGCTCCACTGCTGATCCAGACAGAGGTGCGATTCGGCGCACGTCCGTGGGTGGGTCGATGCGCATGCCGCCGCCGCCCGACCTGCAGGACAACCAGTTCAGCAGCGCGCGCCACAGTATAGACACGTCTTACGCAGCCTCGAACCGCTCGCGCTCCAGGCATTCGACCGCCTCGTCGGAGGCCTATTCCTCCTTCTCGGAGGAGCCGGCAATCGCCCCCCAGCCGAAAAAAAGCGGTGGATTGAAATCGTTCCTGAAGACAGTGAAGAAAGCCTTCGTCCCGAGCAGCGGCAGGAAATCGTCCGAGGGTTCGAGACAGCAAACGGAGCTTGTCCTTGAGTCGACGCTTCGCATTGATTCTGCCAAGCGCGGGCGCGCGGACGGTCCGGACGAGCGCCTCTTTTCCGAGTTCAGGGCCGCAATGGACGAGGCCAGGAACAGGGACCCCGACAACAGCCATGCCGCCGGTACCGTCAACAATTGGTTATCCGCCCTGCGCGGGTTCAGCGGCTGGCTCCAGAACCAGTCCGGCTTGACAATTGCCGGCCTGCTTTACGACAGCACTCTGGCTGACCATGCGGCGGCGTTTGTGGCCGAGGGTGGCAACAATCGTGTCCATAGAGCCTTGGAGGTCCTGCGGGATTTCCTCGCCGGGAACGTTAGGAAGTCCCGGCCCGCCGCTGAGGACGAGCACCTCATTTTCGAGTTCAAGACCGCAATGGACGAAGCCAGGAAGAGGGACCCCGACACCAGCCATACCGCCTCTACCGTGAGGAGTTTTGGATACTTCCTGCGCGGGTTCAGCGTCTGGCTTCAGGTTCACCCCAGATACTTGTCAATTACCGAACTGCTTGACAACAATGACAGCACTCAGTTGGCTGCCCGTGCGGCGGCATTTGTCGATGAGGGTGGCGACGAACGTGTCCACCCAGCCTTGAAGCTCCTGCTGGATTCCCGCGCCGGGAACGTTAGGACGCGCCGTACCCTGGCCCCTTATCCCGACGACGCCCGCCTAATCGACGGTTTCTGCAAGCACAGCTTTGGGCCGGAGACGACTGCAGCACAGAGGGGCACTATCAACAAGTTGGCCAGCAGGCAACGCGGGTTTAGTGATTGGCTCCGAAGGGAAGGAAAGCCGAGCATAGCGAGCCGACTCAACGGCAATCAGGAGCAGATAGACGACGGGTTGAAGGATGATTTTCGGGCATTCAAGGAAGCCAATGGACCGACCGGGGGCGGCGTGGCTTTAGACAAGCTTCAGAAGTACCAACGGGTCGTTGCGCCTAACGAAGCGTGGAGAATGCCCCCTGAGCAGGCGGGTTGGCCGCAGCAATCTGGCCAGTCTCCAGTGTCAGGTTACGATCCGGATCCGTTGTGGGATGAGCTGTCCGAACGCGGACGGCTGGGGCCTGCCGGGTCGAGCTCAACCTGGTCGCCGCAGTTGCCATCGGGTTTTGATCTAAATCAGTGGCCGACGCCGGAAGCCGGGCCATCGTCGTCTGCAAGGGCTCGGTCAGCACACATCTACAGCGGGCTTGAGCCTCTGGTTGATTTGCCGTCCACACCGCACGAGCTTCGCGATGATGCTTATTCTGCGCCGGTATGGGCCGGCCCATCAACTCGCACCCGGGAATTACCTGACATTGGACACTTACTTGGCAAATGGGACCACGGCCCCCGACAGGCCTCGTACGTTGTGATTGACCTCCTGCAGAACAGCTGGGTCGCGCCAAGCCAGTTCGCTCCACAGACAAGCTTCTTGATCAACGGTGAGCTTTACACGGCCGAGCTGCAGCTAGACGGAGAGGTTCATCTCACCCATCACCCTGGAGCTTGGCTCGGCGAGAGGCAATGGCTGGGCGACGAGCACATCTCCAGGGATTACGATCTCCTGCGGGGCGAGTTGCAGCAGATCGATCCGGGTCTGGCCGCCCGGACGCGGCTCGTGGATCCCCCTTTTGTCCAACTTCTGCGATTCAGCCCCGCGCGCTGGCAACGCCACTTCCGGGCGATCGTCCGGGACGGCGGGCACGGTTCGGATACGGCCGACTTCCTGTTCCTGCCGGTGAACGATGCCAGTGCTGCTAATCTTCAGGAGCGCGGCAGCCACTGGTCGCTGCTGCTCGTCGATCGCCGGGACCGAGAAAACCTGGTGGCCTATCACTACGACTCCTACAGGGTATCCCGTCACGAGGACGGCTCCTCTAAGGGATACAATCACGAGCGTGCAAAGGAGCTTGCAGACCGGCTGGGCGCCCGGCTGGAGTCACCCGAAATGGCCCGGCAGGATAACACTGATGATTGCGGCGTCTTTGTGGTGGACGGCACGCGGGCGCTGGTTACAGGATTGGCACAAGGGCTGCCACAGCCGCAGCACCTTAATAACCTCGTCATTGATCGGCGGGCACTGCAAAACCGGCTGCGACGCTGA
- a CDS encoding pyridoxal-phosphate dependent enzyme, translated as MDIPKKPFGANVVEALSVPQFIQVSHNLLAAKFDLMKFTPAKHILDTALANGHLSAGGHVVESSSGTFALALSILCSLYNLRLTLVTGPTSQIVRWRLENLGAALHTVHTSKNCEGGIQQARLEVLSTLRSSMPDSFWPQQYTNPLNSLSYGPIAKRALLTQPKIHSVVGTVGSGGSLFGIASILQRENPDLEVIAVDHNRSVIFGAQAARISKMCRGTFEQILAMGAGIPMGNVNFELCDEVHWVPVPKMVQKVHDFHRQTGMLVGPSSGAALAVAEWRAAQDPSRYVLTILPDHGVRYVETMFDPRWLNTWNEDLARDWRGPRDISSPEEVSEGWCRFTWGRRRYRDVAGSDPAPRPAGYDP; from the coding sequence ATGGATATACCCAAAAAACCGTTTGGTGCGAACGTCGTCGAGGCACTCTCCGTGCCGCAATTCATACAAGTCTCGCACAATCTCCTTGCCGCGAAATTCGATCTAATGAAATTTACACCTGCGAAGCACATTCTCGATACTGCACTGGCAAACGGACATTTAAGCGCCGGTGGACATGTTGTTGAAAGCAGTTCCGGCACATTCGCCTTAGCTCTATCTATCCTGTGTTCTTTATATAACTTGCGCCTTACGCTTGTTACCGGTCCGACGTCGCAAATCGTTCGCTGGAGACTGGAGAATTTGGGAGCAGCCTTGCATACTGTCCACACCAGCAAAAATTGCGAAGGTGGGATTCAGCAAGCGCGTCTGGAGGTGTTGTCCACATTGCGCTCATCAATGCCTGATAGTTTTTGGCCGCAACAATACACGAACCCGTTGAATTCTCTCTCTTATGGACCGATTGCGAAGCGAGCCCTCCTAACACAGCCAAAAATCCATTCTGTGGTTGGCACGGTCGGTAGCGGCGGATCGCTCTTTGGAATTGCATCCATCTTGCAACGCGAGAACCCGGATTTAGAAGTAATCGCGGTCGACCACAATAGAAGTGTGATTTTTGGTGCCCAGGCCGCGCGGATCAGCAAGATGTGCAGGGGAACGTTTGAACAAATTCTCGCGATGGGAGCAGGAATACCCATGGGCAACGTGAATTTCGAACTCTGCGACGAAGTTCATTGGGTGCCAGTTCCGAAAATGGTTCAAAAGGTCCACGATTTCCATCGGCAAACTGGAATGCTTGTCGGGCCGTCAAGCGGTGCCGCTCTTGCTGTGGCAGAGTGGCGTGCAGCTCAGGATCCTTCGCGATACGTCCTGACTATTCTCCCAGACCACGGCGTCCGTTATGTGGAGACAATGTTTGATCCCCGATGGTTGAACACCTGGAATGAGGATCTTGCTCGGGATTGGCGAGGGCCAAGAGATATTTCTTCGCCAGAAGAGGTATCGGAGGGATGGTGTCGATTCACATGGGGTCGACGAAGATACCGAGATGTCGCCGGGAGCGATCCGGCGCCCCGCCCCGCCGGGTATGATCCGTGA
- a CDS encoding IS6 family transposase, which translates to MFRGRHFDRSVILVCVRWYLAYGLSLRDLKEMMAQRGISVDHSTIHRWVVHFSPLLLERFNRRKRAATGKWHVDETYIKVRGQWMYLYRAIDSVGDTVEFYFSEHRDLPAAKRFFRKALERHGRPDRVVIDGSQTNQEAIVSCDTTHRLQDRCRRRPKPIRIRQSQYLNNRIEQDHRRIKRRVRPMLGFKSPAAASIILDGIEMLHMMRKRQARFAFNPNPSLAEQFDILAAA; encoded by the coding sequence ATGTTCAGAGGCCGGCATTTCGACCGATCGGTCATCCTGGTGTGCGTTCGCTGGTATCTGGCATATGGACTGAGCCTGCGCGATTTGAAGGAGATGATGGCCCAGCGTGGCATTAGCGTCGATCATTCGACGATCCATCGCTGGGTTGTTCACTTCTCGCCCTTGCTGCTGGAGCGCTTCAACCGGCGCAAGCGCGCAGCGACCGGCAAATGGCATGTTGATGAAACCTACATCAAGGTCCGAGGGCAGTGGATGTATCTCTACCGCGCTATCGACAGCGTCGGCGACACGGTCGAATTCTATTTCAGCGAACATCGGGATTTGCCGGCGGCCAAGCGTTTCTTCAGGAAAGCGCTGGAGCGCCATGGGCGTCCCGATCGTGTCGTCATCGATGGTAGCCAGACCAACCAGGAGGCGATCGTTTCCTGCGATACGACACATCGATTGCAGGATCGCTGCAGGCGCCGACCGAAGCCGATCCGAATCCGCCAAAGCCAATACTTGAACAACCGGATCGAGCAGGACCATCGGCGGATCAAGCGCCGTGTTCGGCCGATGCTCGGCTTCAAATCTCCCGCAGCCGCAAGCATCATCCTCGACGGCATCGAAATGCTTCACATGATGCGCAAACGACAGGCGAGGTTCGCCTTCAACCCAAATCCGTCATTGGCCGAGCAGTTCGATATCCTCGCCGCCGCATAA
- a CDS encoding M24 family metallopeptidase, which yields MYDRLLVRADEYQERIDTLRKCMAEQSVDAFVISDRDNFEYFSGYKSLFWASKARPYFLIVWKDSDAVMVVAAAAEAKTFSQTPELPGGLVHRQYSGFVEGAVEKVIEVLGQTDLRRIALDYGFESFGIGSLSLVEKLKDQFNTAQLLEGADFIWPIRMIKTPVEIAQKRLTLEIAHDAFHHCLKNVTLGMTEKQFAKALTMDLIERGAESVPWLPVRFGRKDFAYSLPPTGRALAKDNFIWVDIGCRMFGSISDVNRIAKAGRATNEEQRIYTQVRNMTIGTLSAMKPSMTGADVYAVFEAFAKQTGLGLPSATASRIGHGSGRNLTEPPSIAATSKEVIQEGMIIHVEPKYELDGGVFQLEEVAVVTADGAELISKLSEERFPEVLL from the coding sequence ATGTACGATAGGCTTCTCGTGCGCGCGGATGAGTACCAGGAACGCATCGACACACTTCGCAAGTGCATGGCAGAACAATCTGTTGATGCGTTCGTGATCTCAGACCGAGACAACTTTGAATATTTCAGCGGCTACAAGTCTCTGTTCTGGGCGTCCAAAGCCCGGCCTTATTTTCTGATCGTTTGGAAAGACAGCGACGCAGTGATGGTCGTGGCAGCCGCTGCCGAAGCGAAGACATTTTCTCAAACGCCCGAACTGCCTGGAGGTCTGGTGCACCGGCAGTATTCCGGCTTCGTTGAGGGTGCGGTTGAGAAAGTGATCGAGGTTCTCGGGCAGACCGACCTTCGCAGAATTGCGCTGGATTACGGATTCGAGAGTTTCGGCATCGGTTCTCTCAGTCTAGTAGAAAAGCTAAAGGACCAGTTTAATACAGCACAGCTTCTAGAAGGTGCGGATTTCATTTGGCCAATCCGAATGATCAAGACACCGGTGGAAATTGCCCAGAAGCGGCTTACGCTCGAAATTGCGCATGACGCGTTCCACCATTGCCTGAAGAACGTGACGCTGGGAATGACGGAAAAGCAGTTTGCTAAGGCATTGACGATGGACCTGATCGAGCGTGGCGCTGAATCTGTTCCATGGCTGCCAGTGCGTTTCGGACGCAAAGATTTCGCCTATAGTCTCCCGCCAACCGGTCGGGCGCTGGCAAAGGATAATTTCATCTGGGTCGATATCGGTTGCCGCATGTTTGGTTCGATTTCCGACGTCAACCGGATTGCCAAAGCAGGGCGCGCCACCAACGAAGAGCAAAGGATCTACACGCAGGTCCGAAACATGACGATTGGGACCTTGTCTGCAATGAAGCCAAGTATGACCGGCGCCGATGTCTATGCCGTGTTCGAAGCGTTTGCCAAGCAGACTGGGTTAGGGCTGCCGAGTGCAACCGCATCCCGGATCGGCCATGGGTCTGGACGCAACCTGACGGAGCCACCCTCGATTGCGGCCACCTCGAAGGAGGTGATTCAGGAGGGGATGATCATCCACGTCGAGCCGAAATACGAACTGGACGGCGGAGTATTCCAGTTGGAGGAGGTCGCCGTGGTGACGGCGGACGGCGCCGAACTCATTTCAAAGCTTTCCGAAGAACGGTTCCCTGAAGTTCTGCTCTAG